A DNA window from Trueperaceae bacterium contains the following coding sequences:
- a CDS encoding phosphate--acyl-ACP acyltransferase encodes MKPIALDAMGGELMPETAVIGAGIAAADGIPIVLVGNQEIIQKELGRKGLSLPIVHASDVINMDDHAVDVRKRRDSSVSVAMQLVANGDASGCISMGHSGATMTAALLSLGRITGVARPAIFTTIRLDKRMVGLLDIGANADCRPQYLQQFGIMGAIYVREVLDVRSPRVGLLSIGEEPHKGNELTRSAHEILSKTTGLRFVGNVEGRDLFSGAADVIVTDGFTGNIVLKLAEGEARAIFGWLRQAVRSTVWARIGGLFVRPALRKVAQRLDPSEYGAQPLLGVKGYAFIGHGRSNSRAVYNALKNAQDSIERRVVEKIVEGIKTFEMA; translated from the coding sequence ATGAAACCAATCGCGTTGGATGCCATGGGTGGTGAATTAATGCCTGAAACAGCTGTGATAGGAGCTGGAATCGCAGCTGCTGATGGCATACCAATCGTTCTTGTAGGTAACCAAGAAATTATACAGAAAGAGTTGGGGAGGAAAGGCCTAAGCTTGCCTATTGTCCATGCTAGTGATGTAATAAATATGGATGATCACGCAGTTGATGTTCGGAAGCGACGGGATTCAAGTGTTTCAGTTGCAATGCAACTAGTCGCTAACGGAGACGCAAGTGGATGCATTTCGATGGGTCATTCAGGAGCGACTATGACGGCCGCATTGTTGAGTCTTGGCAGGATTACCGGGGTGGCGAGGCCAGCTATTTTCACCACTATTCGTTTGGACAAAAGGATGGTTGGATTGCTAGATATTGGGGCTAATGCTGATTGTCGACCACAGTACCTTCAACAATTTGGCATCATGGGCGCCATATACGTACGTGAGGTTTTGGATGTCCGGAGTCCTAGAGTTGGACTTCTTTCCATTGGTGAGGAGCCTCACAAGGGGAACGAACTTACACGTAGCGCTCATGAAATATTGAGCAAGACCACTGGATTAAGGTTCGTCGGGAATGTAGAAGGACGAGATCTGTTTTCTGGCGCAGCTGATGTCATTGTGACCGATGGGTTCACAGGTAATATTGTACTTAAACTTGCTGAAGGGGAAGCTCGGGCCATATTTGGATGGCTTCGCCAAGCTGTTAGATCGACTGTTTGGGCTAGAATCGGTGGTTTGTTTGTGAGGCCAGCTCTGCGGAAAGTAGCTCAACGTTTAGATCCTTCAGAGTATGGCGCCCAACCGCTTTTGGGAGTCAAAGGATACGCGTTTATCGGCCATGGGAGATCAAACAGTCGAGCTGTCTATAATGCACTTAAGAATGCTCAAGATAGTATCGAGCGTAGGGTTGTTGAAAAAATTGTTGAAGGTATTAAAACTTTTGAAATGGCCTGA
- a CDS encoding peptide ABC transporter produces MVVYFLQRSISAAISILLVSILVFIAVLAVPGDPAEIILGLNAHPEAISALRETLGLNTPPFTRFFKWLGGIFTGDLGESLNYQKPVIHLIAERLQVSSLLAFGSVMVAMLISIPLGVLAARKHGTLLDPLVITLSQLGAAVPSFWLGLMLILLFSVELRWLPAGGYVPWERDPLGTLRSLLLPILALGLGQAAVMTRMTRAAMLDILVNDYIKTARGKGLPEFRIITFHAFRNALIPVVTIVGLSLTNIFIGSIIIEQVFALPGLGQLALTAIGTRDYPLIQGEILVYAIAIVTFSFLVDISYGLLDPRIRYD; encoded by the coding sequence ATGGTTGTTTACTTTTTACAACGTTCTATTTCGGCTGCGATAAGCATCCTGTTGGTTTCGATTTTGGTTTTCATCGCGGTTCTTGCCGTTCCGGGAGACCCAGCCGAGATTATTCTTGGCCTCAACGCTCATCCTGAAGCCATCTCAGCTCTTCGGGAAACACTAGGGCTAAATACACCGCCTTTTACGCGGTTCTTCAAATGGCTCGGAGGAATATTTACCGGTGATCTAGGCGAAAGCCTAAACTACCAAAAACCTGTAATCCACTTAATCGCTGAACGTCTCCAGGTTTCTTCGCTCTTGGCTTTTGGCAGTGTAATGGTTGCGATGCTAATTTCTATTCCGCTTGGAGTGTTAGCTGCCCGCAAGCACGGAACGTTGCTTGATCCGCTAGTCATTACCCTTTCTCAATTGGGAGCTGCCGTACCATCATTCTGGTTGGGACTCATGCTTATATTGTTGTTTTCAGTTGAATTACGTTGGCTTCCTGCTGGCGGATACGTTCCTTGGGAACGAGATCCCTTAGGGACCTTACGTAGCCTATTACTCCCAATCTTAGCTTTGGGGTTGGGTCAGGCAGCAGTGATGACCCGGATGACTCGTGCCGCTATGCTGGACATTTTAGTTAACGATTATATTAAGACAGCCCGTGGAAAAGGATTACCAGAATTCCGAATCATCACATTTCACGCCTTTCGGAATGCCTTAATTCCCGTTGTAACCATAGTGGGGTTAAGCCTAACTAATATCTTCATTGGTTCGATAATTATCGAACAGGTGTTCGCTCTTCCGGGACTCGGACAGTTAGCGCTCACTGCTATCGGTACCCGTGATTACCCCCTAATACAGGGTGAAATCCTAGTATACGCGATTGCAATAGTAACCTTCAGCTTCTTGGTAGACATCAGCTATGGTTTACTTGATCCTCGGATTCGTTACGACTGA
- a CDS encoding peptide ABC transporter permease — translation MPSFRFNFLAGSVLIGLLSAMSFVSFFWLPHDPSALNFEVQLQGISRANWLGTDEFGRDLFSRLLVGSRGTFYVGFVSVGIGLSIGSFVGLMAGYIGGAIDEVLMRLIDAVYAFPAILMALLLATVLGPGTFTAVLAIGVATIPMFARITRASVISVKQKAFIEAGKALGAGHMRLIFRYFLPNISSPIIVQASIGLSLAILAEAALSFLGLGTPPDVPSWGNMLRESQTFLAFSPLPALVPGIAITIAVFGWSLLGDGIRDIVDPFTRDG, via the coding sequence ATGCCCTCCTTCCGTTTCAATTTTCTGGCTGGTTCGGTGCTAATTGGCCTTTTATCTGCCATGAGTTTTGTTAGTTTTTTTTGGTTACCCCATGACCCTAGCGCCTTAAATTTTGAAGTACAGCTACAGGGAATTTCACGTGCTAATTGGCTTGGTACTGACGAATTCGGTAGAGATTTGTTTAGTCGACTATTAGTCGGCAGTCGAGGCACTTTCTACGTAGGATTTGTTTCAGTTGGAATTGGACTTTCTATCGGTAGTTTTGTAGGTTTAATGGCCGGGTATATTGGCGGCGCAATAGATGAAGTATTAATGCGGCTAATTGATGCTGTTTATGCATTTCCGGCTATCCTCATGGCCCTTTTGTTGGCTACGGTGTTAGGACCAGGAACGTTCACAGCGGTTCTTGCTATTGGGGTCGCTACAATCCCGATGTTTGCCCGAATCACTCGTGCGTCGGTTATTTCCGTTAAACAGAAAGCGTTTATCGAGGCTGGCAAAGCATTGGGCGCTGGACATATGAGACTTATCTTCCGATATTTTCTGCCAAATATCAGCTCTCCCATTATTGTGCAGGCAAGTATAGGTCTTTCACTGGCGATTTTGGCGGAAGCTGCATTAAGTTTCCTTGGCCTCGGAACACCACCGGATGTGCCTAGTTGGGGCAACATGCTTCGTGAATCACAAACCTTTTTGGCATTTAGTCCCTTACCCGCTCTCGTTCCTGGGATTGCGATAACCATCGCTGTCTTTGGCTGGAGTCTCCTTGGGGACGGTATACGCGATATTGTCGATCCTTTTACACGGGACGGTTAG
- a CDS encoding RNA pseudouridine synthase, giving the protein MDVRTFKAPEGERLDVAMAQALELSRTHAKDLVDDGFVTIDGQPVGKPATKLRGQETVSVILPPTKPMRVVPESIPLEILYQDDSLIAVNKPAGIIAHPTATVRTGTVVNALLGRFDLSKERLFDPTESDYRPGIVHRLDRHTSGVMVVAKTNSAHKHLSASFRKRLTEKEYIAVTVGTFENDIDIDAPIGRHPIRRQTMTVGGSNPKSASTAFRIVAKTQNFTLIRAKPHSGRTHQIRVHLQHLGTPILGDDVYGKSSTVIIRQALHAHKLSLPHPKDNLAITFVAEPPSDIIQAWIKLGGNWPPKLLGEVSGLTSEDIQPE; this is encoded by the coding sequence GTGGATGTTAGAACTTTCAAAGCTCCGGAAGGTGAACGCCTTGACGTCGCAATGGCGCAAGCTCTTGAATTATCGCGAACCCATGCTAAGGACCTCGTAGATGACGGTTTTGTCACCATCGACGGGCAACCAGTCGGGAAACCAGCTACGAAATTACGCGGCCAAGAGACGGTATCGGTTATTTTGCCCCCGACCAAGCCAATGCGGGTAGTACCGGAATCGATTCCACTAGAAATCCTTTACCAGGATGATTCTTTAATAGCTGTTAATAAGCCTGCAGGCATCATTGCTCACCCGACGGCTACCGTTAGAACTGGCACCGTGGTTAACGCGCTTCTTGGCCGATTTGACCTGTCTAAAGAACGACTGTTTGACCCAACTGAAAGTGACTATAGGCCTGGTATCGTTCATCGGCTTGATCGGCATACGTCGGGAGTCATGGTTGTAGCAAAAACTAACAGCGCCCACAAACACCTTTCAGCTTCCTTTAGGAAACGACTAACAGAAAAGGAATACATAGCCGTCACCGTTGGGACCTTCGAGAATGACATAGATATCGATGCCCCAATCGGACGGCATCCGATACGCCGTCAAACCATGACAGTGGGTGGTTCTAACCCCAAATCAGCTTCTACAGCTTTTCGTATCGTCGCCAAGACACAGAACTTTACCTTGATACGGGCTAAACCTCACTCCGGCCGAACACATCAAATAAGGGTCCATCTTCAACATCTTGGTACCCCTATACTCGGAGATGATGTATACGGAAAATCATCTACAGTCATTATTCGACAGGCCCTTCACGCGCATAAATTGTCATTGCCTCATCCAAAAGATAATTTAGCGATAACTTTCGTAGCAGAACCTCCCTCGGATATTATTCAAGCGTGGATTAAGCTCGGGGGTAATTGGCCTCCTAAACTCCTCGGTGAGGTTTCTGGCTTAACTTCAGAAGACATTCAGCCAGAGTAA
- a CDS encoding ABC transporter substrate-binding protein, with translation MKKPLSFITAATVVFSMAFSQVAHQPSQGGEVSVAITADPPGWDPSISTSQEIPRVMYHNVLEGLVRFNRAGDILPALATNWTISNSGLTWTFEIRRDVKFHDGSDFTLADIVAKFNRARDPNSGHTNHHYYSAIEAVTSDDSAFTVSFQLSQPSSSLLYNLARPDSVISPASKVDTQRSAPIGTGPFKFIRYVEGSEVRLERFEDYYISGFPYLDTVTFRIIGDPNTRLAALRAGDIDMIGVALSPEQCLQIKNEPDLRCTEGTATTEITLAMNNTRGPLADKRVRQAITHAIDKNTIVNGAMFGLGTVIGTHMSPAESYYLDLSDTYPYDPNRARQLLAEAGFEEGELSLSLELPEPYNIERRSGQVIAQQLAEVGIDIALSVVEWGTWVQRIFLGRDYDMTIIGHSEPRDINIYANPDYYYGYNNPVIGELLKLAEASGDYASQVEAYQTIARIIASDAVNVWIFSPPYLVATTNHIHGFWESQPTPSINMTEVYRTR, from the coding sequence ATGAAAAAACCGTTGTCTTTCATTACAGCCGCAACTGTCGTCTTCAGCATGGCCTTTTCCCAAGTAGCGCACCAACCGAGCCAAGGTGGTGAGGTTTCTGTGGCAATCACAGCTGATCCTCCAGGTTGGGACCCCAGTATTTCAACCTCGCAGGAAATTCCGCGAGTCATGTATCACAATGTCCTAGAGGGATTGGTTCGCTTTAACCGCGCCGGAGATATCTTACCTGCATTGGCTACGAACTGGACAATAAGCAACTCTGGTCTTACTTGGACCTTCGAAATCCGCCGTGACGTCAAATTCCACGACGGCTCCGATTTCACTTTGGCCGACATAGTTGCGAAATTCAATCGGGCTCGGGACCCCAATTCCGGCCACACAAACCATCACTACTACTCAGCTATTGAGGCTGTTACAAGCGATGATTCTGCATTCACAGTGAGCTTCCAGTTATCCCAACCTAGTTCGAGTCTTCTATACAATTTAGCGCGCCCAGACTCAGTGATCTCCCCCGCCAGCAAAGTAGATACTCAAAGAAGCGCCCCAATAGGCACCGGGCCATTTAAATTCATAAGGTACGTTGAGGGTAGCGAAGTTAGATTAGAACGTTTTGAAGACTACTACATTAGTGGATTTCCGTATCTGGATACAGTGACTTTTCGGATCATTGGAGACCCTAATACTCGCTTAGCAGCTCTTCGTGCTGGTGATATAGACATGATCGGTGTAGCCCTGAGTCCCGAACAGTGCCTTCAAATCAAAAACGAACCCGATTTACGTTGCACAGAAGGAACTGCCACGACTGAGATCACATTAGCAATGAATAATACCCGGGGGCCGTTGGCGGATAAGCGCGTTCGGCAAGCTATCACTCATGCTATAGACAAAAACACGATTGTCAATGGAGCAATGTTCGGTCTAGGCACGGTGATCGGTACCCACATGAGCCCCGCAGAATCCTACTATCTCGATCTGTCGGATACTTATCCTTACGACCCGAACAGAGCACGCCAATTACTCGCAGAAGCTGGGTTCGAGGAGGGAGAATTATCTCTTTCACTAGAATTGCCAGAACCTTACAACATCGAACGCCGAAGTGGTCAGGTCATTGCACAGCAACTTGCAGAGGTCGGTATCGATATTGCTCTGTCTGTAGTTGAGTGGGGCACCTGGGTTCAACGTATTTTTCTGGGTAGAGATTACGACATGACTATCATCGGTCATAGTGAGCCGAGGGACATAAACATATACGCAAATCCTGATTATTACTATGGTTACAATAATCCCGTTATAGGAGAACTCCTAAAGCTTGCTGAGGCTTCTGGAGATTACGCCTCCCAAGTGGAGGCCTATCAGACTATCGCGAGAATAATTGCCAGCGATGCAGTAAACGTTTGGATTTTCAGTCCCCCTTACTTAGTCGCCACAACGAACCACATTCATGGTTTCTGGGAAAGCCAACCCACACCTTCAATAAATATGACTGAAGTCTACCGAACCCGGTAA